From one Bacteroides fragilis NCTC 9343 genomic stretch:
- the atpA gene encoding F0F1 ATP synthase subunit alpha: MSENIRVSEVSDILRQQLEGIETKVQLDEIGTVLQVSDGVVRIYGLRNAEANELLEFDNGIKAIVMNLEEDNVGAVLLGPTDKIKEGFTVKRTKRIASIRVGESMLGRVIDPLGEPLDGKGLIGGELYEMPLERKAPGVIYRQPVNQPLQTGLKAVDAMIPIGRGQRELIIGDRQTGKTSIAIDTIINQRSNYEAGDPVYCIYVAIGQKGSTVASIVNTLRQYGAMDYTIVVAATAGDPAALQYFAPFAGAAIGEYFRDTGRHALVVYDDLSKQAVSYREVSLILRRPSGREAYPGDIFYLHSRLLERAAKIINQEEVAREMNDLPESLKGKVKGGGSLTALPIIETQAGDVSAYIPTNVISITDGQIFLDTDLFNQGNRPAINVGISVSRVGGNAQIKAMKKVAGTLKIDQAQYRELEAFSKFSGDMDPVTALTIDKGQKNARLLVQPQYSPMPVEKQIAILYCGIHGLLRNVPLDKVEDFEAAFLNTLALDHQADVLDVLKTGVINDEVTKAIEETAAMVAKQYS, encoded by the coding sequence ATGTCTGAAAATATAAGAGTAAGCGAAGTATCCGACATTCTGCGGCAGCAGCTTGAAGGGATCGAGACCAAAGTGCAGCTTGACGAAATAGGTACGGTGCTACAGGTAAGCGATGGTGTAGTGCGTATTTATGGTCTACGCAATGCCGAGGCCAACGAACTACTTGAATTTGACAATGGTATCAAGGCCATTGTGATGAACTTGGAAGAAGATAATGTAGGTGCCGTGTTGCTGGGACCGACGGATAAAATCAAGGAGGGATTTACGGTGAAACGTACCAAGCGAATTGCTTCTATCCGTGTGGGAGAAAGTATGTTGGGACGCGTTATCGACCCGTTGGGTGAACCATTGGATGGAAAAGGGCTGATAGGAGGTGAACTTTATGAAATGCCGCTGGAGCGTAAAGCTCCCGGGGTCATCTATCGTCAGCCGGTGAATCAACCTTTGCAAACGGGTCTGAAGGCTGTTGATGCAATGATCCCTATCGGTCGTGGACAGCGTGAGCTGATAATCGGTGACCGACAGACGGGTAAGACATCGATAGCCATTGATACGATCATCAATCAGCGAAGTAATTATGAAGCAGGTGATCCTGTATATTGTATTTATGTAGCTATCGGACAAAAAGGTTCCACGGTAGCTTCTATCGTAAACACCTTACGCCAATATGGTGCGATGGATTATACTATTGTGGTGGCGGCTACAGCTGGAGACCCGGCTGCATTGCAATATTTTGCTCCGTTTGCGGGGGCTGCCATCGGTGAGTATTTTCGTGATACCGGCCGACATGCACTGGTTGTTTATGATGATTTGTCGAAACAAGCAGTATCTTACCGTGAAGTGTCTTTGATTCTCCGTCGCCCCTCGGGACGTGAAGCCTATCCGGGCGATATTTTCTATTTACACTCCCGTTTGCTGGAGCGTGCAGCCAAGATTATTAATCAGGAAGAAGTGGCCCGTGAGATGAACGATTTGCCCGAAAGCCTGAAAGGTAAAGTGAAAGGTGGAGGTTCGCTGACAGCATTGCCTATTATTGAAACTCAGGCCGGAGACGTTTCTGCCTATATTCCGACTAATGTGATCTCTATTACAGACGGTCAGATATTCCTTGATACGGATTTATTCAATCAAGGTAATCGTCCGGCTATTAATGTAGGTATATCGGTTTCCCGTGTGGGAGGTAATGCGCAGATTAAGGCTATGAAGAAAGTGGCCGGTACATTGAAAATCGATCAGGCACAATATCGCGAATTGGAAGCATTCTCCAAATTTAGTGGAGATATGGATCCGGTTACCGCACTGACCATTGACAAGGGGCAGAAAAACGCCCGTTTGCTGGTTCAGCCCCAATACTCTCCAATGCCGGTAGAGAAGCAGATTGCCATTCTCTATTGCGGTATCCACGGATTATTGCGAAATGTTCCGTTGGATAAGGTAGAAGATTTTGAAGCAGCGTTCCTCAATACACTCGCTCTCGATCATCAGGCGGATGTGCTGGATGTATTGAAAACCGGAGTGATCAATGACGAGGTAACGAAGGCCATTGAAGAAACGGCGGCAATGGTTGCCAAACAGTATAGTTAA
- a CDS encoding DUF4301 family protein — MITPEDKELLAKKGISEVQIAEQLACFQKGFPYLKLDAAASVEKGILAPDAEEQKAYLAAWDAYTNSDKTIVKFVPASGAASRMFKNLFEFLDADYTEPTTKFEQTFFESIEKFAFYDDLNTACVRTEGKDIPTLIAEGNYKAVVSGLLNVAGLNYGALPKGLLKFHKYEEGSRTPLEEHLAEGAMYAAGKSGKVNVHFTVSTEHRELFKSLVTEKVDAFAKRYGVDYNITFSEQKPSTDTIAADMENQPFRDNGKLLFRPGGHGALIENLNDLDADVIFIKNIDNVVPDKLKGDTVLYKKLIAGVLVSLQKQAFQYLELLDSGRYTHEQVMDILQFVQKKLFCKNPETKDLEDAELVIYLKNKLNRPMRVCGMVKNVGEPGGGPFLAYNSDGTISLQILESSQIDMNNPEAKEMFEKGTHFNPVDLVCAVRDYKGHKFDLAKYVDKATGFISYKSKSGKDLKALELPGLWNGAMSDWSTVFVEVPLSTFNPVKTVNDLLREQHQ; from the coding sequence ATGATAACACCTGAAGACAAAGAATTGCTTGCCAAAAAGGGCATTTCGGAAGTACAAATCGCTGAGCAGTTGGCTTGCTTCCAAAAAGGCTTTCCTTATTTGAAGTTAGATGCTGCCGCATCTGTAGAAAAAGGCATTTTGGCTCCTGATGCCGAGGAGCAGAAAGCTTATCTTGCAGCATGGGATGCCTATACCAATTCAGACAAAACGATTGTGAAGTTTGTACCCGCTTCGGGTGCTGCCAGCCGTATGTTCAAGAATCTATTTGAATTTTTGGATGCTGACTATACTGAACCCACTACAAAGTTCGAACAAACTTTTTTTGAATCGATTGAAAAATTTGCTTTTTATGATGATTTGAATACGGCTTGTGTGCGGACAGAAGGCAAAGATATTCCTACCCTGATTGCAGAAGGCAATTATAAAGCGGTCGTTTCAGGATTGCTTAATGTAGCGGGACTGAATTACGGTGCGCTTCCTAAGGGGTTACTTAAGTTTCATAAGTATGAAGAAGGTTCGCGTACCCCGCTTGAGGAACATTTGGCAGAAGGTGCTATGTATGCTGCCGGAAAAAGCGGAAAAGTCAATGTGCATTTTACCGTCTCTACCGAGCACCGTGAACTGTTTAAATCATTGGTTACCGAAAAAGTCGATGCTTTTGCCAAACGTTATGGCGTAGATTATAATATCACTTTCTCCGAACAGAAACCAAGCACTGATACAATTGCCGCTGATATGGAAAACCAGCCATTCCGCGATAACGGTAAGCTTTTGTTCCGTCCCGGCGGGCATGGTGCGCTGATTGAGAATCTGAATGATCTGGATGCGGATGTTATTTTTATTAAGAACATTGACAATGTGGTTCCTGATAAATTGAAAGGCGATACAGTGCTTTATAAGAAACTGATTGCCGGTGTACTGGTATCTCTCCAGAAGCAAGCTTTTCAATATCTGGAATTATTGGATAGTGGTCGTTATACACATGAGCAGGTGATGGATATCCTGCAATTTGTACAAAAGAAACTTTTCTGTAAGAATCCTGAAACAAAAGATCTGGAAGATGCCGAGTTGGTCATTTACCTGAAGAATAAATTGAACCGTCCGATGCGTGTTTGTGGTATGGTGAAGAACGTGGGCGAGCCGGGCGGTGGTCCGTTCCTGGCATATAATAGTGATGGAACTATCTCCCTGCAAATCCTTGAAAGCTCACAAATCGATATGAATAATCCGGAAGCAAAGGAAATGTTTGAAAAGGGTACGCACTTCAACCCGGTCGATCTGGTTTGCGCCGTACGTGATTATAAGGGTCATAAATTTGATTTGGCGAAATATGTGGATAAAGCTACCGGCTTCATCTCTTATAAGTCGAAGAGTGGTAAGGATCTGAAAGCTCTTGAACTTCCCGGTTTGTGGAATGGTGCTATGAGCGATTGGAGTACGGTATTTGTGGAGGTTCCACTTTCCACTTTCAATCCGGTAAAGACTGTGAACGACCTGTTGCGTGAACAGCATCAGTAA
- the atpD gene encoding F0F1 ATP synthase subunit beta, translating into MSQIIGHISQVIGPVVDVYFEGTESDLILPSIHDALEIKRHNGKKLIVEVQQHIGENTVRTVAMDSTDGLQRGMKVFPTGGPITMPVGEQIKGRLMNVVGDSIDGMKELNRDGAYSIHRDPPKFEDLTTVQEVLFTGIKVIDLLEPYSKGGKIGLFGGAGVGKTVLIMELINNIAKKHNGFSVFAGVGERTREGNDLLREMIESGVIRYGEAFKESMEKGHWDLSKVDYNEVEKSQATLVFGQMNEPPGARASVALSGLTVAESFRDMGAKSGARDILFFIDNIFRFTQAGSEVSALLGRMPSAVGYQPTLATEMGAMQERITSTKTGSITSVQAVYVPADDLTDPAPATTFTHLDATTVLSRKITELGIYPAVDPLESTSRILDPHIVGQEHYDVAQRVKQILQRNKELQDIISILGMEELSDADRLVVNRARRVQRFLSQPFTVAEQFTGVPGAMVAIEDTIKGFKMILDGEVDYLPEPAFLNVGTIEEAIEKGKKLLEQANK; encoded by the coding sequence ATGTCACAGATTATCGGACATATCTCTCAGGTAATTGGCCCTGTGGTCGATGTGTATTTTGAAGGTACAGAATCGGACTTGATATTGCCAAGTATCCACGACGCATTAGAGATAAAAAGGCACAACGGCAAAAAGCTGATTGTAGAAGTTCAACAACACATTGGTGAAAATACCGTACGTACGGTTGCCATGGATAGTACCGACGGCTTGCAGCGCGGGATGAAGGTATTTCCGACGGGAGGTCCTATCACAATGCCGGTAGGCGAACAGATCAAAGGACGTTTGATGAACGTAGTCGGCGACTCCATCGATGGAATGAAAGAACTCAATCGCGACGGTGCATATTCTATTCACCGTGATCCTCCCAAATTTGAAGATTTAACCACTGTACAGGAAGTTCTGTTTACTGGAATTAAGGTGATAGACCTGCTTGAGCCTTATTCAAAAGGAGGTAAGATCGGTTTGTTTGGCGGGGCCGGAGTGGGTAAAACTGTACTTATTATGGAGCTCATTAATAACATTGCCAAGAAGCATAATGGTTTTTCCGTATTTGCCGGAGTGGGAGAGCGTACCCGTGAAGGTAATGATTTGCTTCGTGAGATGATTGAATCGGGTGTAATCCGTTATGGAGAAGCATTCAAAGAAAGCATGGAAAAAGGACATTGGGACCTCTCGAAAGTGGATTATAATGAGGTAGAAAAGTCACAGGCTACATTGGTGTTCGGACAGATGAACGAACCTCCTGGAGCACGTGCTTCAGTTGCTTTGTCAGGATTGACTGTCGCTGAATCTTTCCGGGATATGGGGGCAAAGTCGGGAGCGAGAGATATATTGTTTTTTATCGATAATATTTTCCGTTTCACTCAGGCGGGTTCCGAGGTTTCGGCTTTGTTGGGGCGTATGCCTTCTGCGGTAGGTTATCAACCTACGTTGGCTACCGAAATGGGTGCTATGCAAGAACGTATCACTTCGACAAAAACGGGTTCTATCACTTCGGTGCAGGCTGTTTACGTACCGGCTGATGACTTGACCGACCCTGCTCCGGCAACAACTTTTACCCACTTGGATGCAACGACTGTGTTGAGTCGTAAAATTACTGAGCTTGGTATTTATCCGGCAGTGGATCCGTTGGAGTCTACTTCTCGTATTCTCGATCCGCACATTGTGGGTCAAGAGCATTATGATGTCGCACAACGTGTGAAGCAGATTCTTCAACGCAATAAAGAATTACAGGATATCATCTCTATTTTAGGTATGGAGGAATTATCCGACGCCGACCGTCTGGTGGTAAACCGTGCGCGCAGGGTACAGCGTTTCCTGTCTCAACCATTTACAGTGGCCGAACAGTTTACCGGAGTACCGGGAGCAATGGTGGCCATTGAAGATACAATAAAAGGATTCAAAATGATTTTGGATGGTGAAGTAGATTATCTGCCTGAACCGGCGTTTCTGAATGTGGGAACCATTGAAGAAGCTATCGAAAAAGGTAAGAAACTGCTTGAACAGGCTAACAAATAA
- a CDS encoding F0F1 ATP synthase subunit delta, whose protein sequence is MEVGIISMRYAKALMAYAEERGAEERLYHELVTLAHSFRTVKGFCAVLDNPIVSVNEKFNLICTAADGDHKPSEEFIRFIRLVLKERRETYLQFMSLMYLDLYRKKKHIGVGKLITAVPVDKATEERIRQTAAHILHAYMELETVVDPSIEGGFVFDINDYRLDASIATQLKKVKQQFIDKNRRIV, encoded by the coding sequence ATGGAAGTCGGAATAATTTCAATGCGGTATGCGAAAGCTCTGATGGCTTATGCTGAAGAGAGAGGAGCGGAGGAGAGGCTTTATCATGAGCTTGTCACACTGGCGCACAGTTTCCGTACTGTGAAGGGATTTTGTGCCGTGCTTGACAATCCTATTGTTTCTGTTAACGAAAAGTTTAATCTGATCTGTACGGCAGCCGATGGGGACCATAAACCGAGTGAAGAATTTATTCGTTTCATTCGGTTGGTACTCAAGGAGAGAAGGGAGACCTATCTGCAATTTATGAGTCTGATGTATCTGGATCTTTACCGGAAGAAGAAACACATCGGTGTAGGGAAACTGATCACTGCTGTTCCGGTAGACAAAGCTACAGAAGAGCGTATCCGACAAACTGCTGCACATATTTTGCATGCATATATGGAGTTGGAAACAGTGGTTGACCCTTCTATAGAAGGCGGCTTCGTTTTCGATATTAACGATTACCGACTGGATGCCAGTATCGCTACACAGTTGAAGAAAGTCAAACAACAATTCATTGATAAGAATCGAAGAATTGTATAA
- a CDS encoding RNA recognition motif domain-containing protein: MNMYVGNLSYNVKESDLRQVMEEYGVVESVKLITDRETRRSKGFAFVEMPESSEASNAIKELNGAEYAGRPMVVKEALPRN, translated from the coding sequence ATGAATATGTACGTTGGAAATCTTAGCTATAATGTTAAGGAGTCAGATTTGAGACAAGTTATGGAAGAGTATGGAGTAGTAGAATCAGTAAAACTGATCACAGACCGCGAAACAAGAAGATCTAAAGGGTTTGCGTTTGTCGAAATGCCGGAATCTTCAGAAGCAAGCAATGCCATTAAAGAATTGAACGGAGCAGAATATGCCGGTCGTCCGATGGTAGTAAAAGAAGCTTTGCCAAGAAATTGA
- the atpE gene encoding ATP synthase F0 subunit C has protein sequence MLLSVLLQAAAAGVGLSKLGAALGAGLAVIGAGIGIGKIGGSAMEGIARQPEASGDIRMNMIIAAALVEGVALLALVVCLLVLFL, from the coding sequence ATGTTACTATCAGTATTATTGCAAGCTGCTGCTGCAGGAGTAGGATTAAGTAAATTGGGAGCAGCTCTCGGAGCTGGTTTAGCTGTTATCGGAGCAGGTATCGGTATTGGTAAGATCGGTGGCTCGGCCATGGAAGGTATTGCGCGTCAACCGGAGGCATCGGGAGATATCCGTATGAATATGATTATTGCCGCTGCCTTGGTTGAAGGTGTAGCGTTGTTGGCATTAGTTGTTTGTCTATTGGTACTTTTCTTATAA
- the atpF gene encoding F0F1 ATP synthase subunit B, producing the protein MSLLLPDSGLIFWMLLSFGIVFAVLAKYGFPVIIKMVEGRKTYIDESLEVAREANAQLSRLKEEGEAIVAAANKEQGRIMKEAMQEREKIIYEARKQAEIAAQKELDEVKRQIQIEKDEAIRDIRRQVALLSVDIAEKVIRKNLDDKQEQMGMIDRMLDEVLTKN; encoded by the coding sequence ATGTCATTGTTACTACCCGATAGTGGCCTGATATTCTGGATGCTCCTTTCTTTTGGAATTGTATTCGCAGTATTGGCAAAATACGGCTTCCCCGTCATTATTAAGATGGTGGAAGGCCGTAAAACCTACATTGACGAATCATTGGAGGTAGCCAGAGAAGCAAACGCCCAGTTGTCACGACTGAAAGAGGAGGGCGAAGCTATTGTGGCTGCCGCTAACAAGGAACAGGGACGTATCATGAAAGAGGCTATGCAGGAACGTGAAAAGATTATTTACGAGGCCCGCAAACAAGCTGAAATAGCTGCTCAGAAGGAACTGGATGAAGTGAAACGACAGATTCAGATTGAAAAAGACGAAGCCATACGTGATATCCGTCGGCAGGTAGCTCTGCTTTCTGTGGATATAGCCGAGAAGGTCATTCGCAAAAATCTGGATGATAAACAAGAGCAGATGGGAATGATTGACCGTATGCTTGATGAAGTATTAACGAAGAACTAA
- the purT gene encoding formate-dependent phosphoribosylglycinamide formyltransferase, with translation MKKILLLGSGELGKEFVISAQRKGQHIIACDSYAGAPAMQVADECEVFDMLNGEELERIVKKHRPDIIVPEIEAIRTERLYDFEKEGIQVVPSARAVNYTMNRKAIRDLAAKELGLKTAKYYYAKSLEELKEAAEKIGFPCVVKPLMSSSGKGQSLVKSAAELEHAWEYGCNGSRGDIRELIIEEFIKFDSEITLLTVTQKNGPTLFCPPIGHVQKGGDYRESFQPAHIDPAHLKEAEDMAEKVTRALTGAGLWGVEFFLSHENGVYFSELSPRPHDTGMVTLAGTQNLNEFELHLRAVLGLPIPGIKQERIGASAVILSPIASQERPQYRGMEEVTGEEDTYLRIFGKPYTRVNRRMGVVLCYAPNGSDLDALRDKAKRIADKVEVY, from the coding sequence ATGAAGAAAATACTTTTACTCGGATCGGGCGAATTGGGCAAGGAATTTGTAATTTCTGCTCAACGTAAAGGTCAACACATCATTGCTTGTGATTCATATGCCGGGGCACCTGCCATGCAGGTTGCTGATGAATGCGAAGTATTCGATATGCTGAACGGTGAAGAACTGGAGCGTATTGTAAAAAAGCATCGGCCGGACATTATCGTCCCCGAGATTGAAGCCATTCGTACGGAACGTTTATACGATTTCGAAAAAGAAGGGATTCAGGTAGTGCCGAGTGCACGTGCCGTTAATTACACAATGAACCGAAAGGCTATCCGTGATTTGGCCGCTAAGGAACTGGGACTGAAAACTGCGAAATACTATTATGCCAAGTCATTGGAAGAACTGAAGGAAGCCGCTGAGAAAATCGGTTTCCCTTGTGTCGTGAAGCCTTTAATGTCATCATCGGGTAAAGGGCAGTCATTGGTCAAGAGCGCTGCCGAGTTGGAACATGCTTGGGAATATGGGTGTAATGGCAGCCGTGGAGATATTCGTGAGCTAATCATTGAGGAATTTATCAAATTCGATAGTGAGATAACTTTGCTTACAGTGACACAGAAGAATGGTCCGACTCTGTTTTGTCCGCCTATCGGGCATGTACAAAAGGGTGGGGATTATCGGGAAAGTTTCCAACCTGCACACATTGATCCTGCACACTTGAAGGAAGCAGAAGATATGGCTGAAAAAGTAACTCGTGCATTGACCGGTGCAGGACTGTGGGGAGTAGAATTTTTCCTGAGCCATGAAAACGGGGTTTACTTTTCGGAACTGTCTCCACGTCCACATGATACGGGAATGGTGACATTGGCCGGAACACAAAATCTGAATGAATTTGAACTTCACCTACGTGCCGTATTGGGGTTGCCCATTCCGGGAATAAAACAAGAAAGAATAGGAGCGAGTGCCGTTATTCTGTCGCCGATTGCCAGTCAGGAACGTCCGCAGTATAGAGGTATGGAGGAAGTTACCGGAGAAGAGGATACTTATCTGCGTATATTTGGTAAGCCGTATACACGTGTGAATCGGCGTATGGGAGTAGTGCTTTGCTATGCTCCAAACGGTTCGGATCTGGATGCTTTGCGTGATAAGGCAAAGCGGATAGCCGATAAAGTAGAAGTATATTAA
- the atpC gene encoding ATP synthase F1 subunit epsilon, translated as MKELHLNIVSPEKEVFNGEVKSVTLPGTSGVFSILPQHAPIVSSLQEGTVSYTTTDGEEHTLDIHSGFVELSNGEASVCVS; from the coding sequence ATGAAAGAACTGCATTTGAATATTGTATCGCCGGAAAAAGAGGTCTTTAATGGTGAAGTGAAGAGTGTTACCCTTCCGGGCACCAGTGGAGTCTTTTCTATTCTGCCGCAGCATGCACCGATTGTTTCTTCCCTGCAAGAAGGGACAGTCAGTTACACGACAACGGATGGCGAAGAGCATACGCTGGATATTCACAGCGGTTTTGTGGAGCTAAGCAATGGTGAAGCTTCCGTTTGCGTATCCTGA
- the atpB gene encoding F0F1 ATP synthase subunit A: MKQLRNIVAGMLVLIGGMLPATTFAQEPVPGDTTATLQQEIIVGKDTINQEANQVDVKGIVFGHIGDSYEWHITNIGKTSICIPLPIIVYSETSGWHAFLSSRLEENGGKYEGFYIAPAGSKYEGKVVERNATGEEVRPWDISITKVTLSLFINSAILLAIILSVAHWYRKREQGAYAPGGFIGFMEMFIMMVHDDVIKSCVGPNYKKFAPYLLTAFFFIFINNIMGLIPIFPGGANVTGNIAITLVLALFTFVIVNIFGTKHYWKDIFWPDVPWWLKVPIPMMPFIEFFGVFTKPFALMIRLFANMLSGHMAMLVLTCLIFISASMGPAINGSLTVASVLFNIFMNLLEVLVAFIQAYVFTMLSAVFIGLAQEGGKKEEVKE; encoded by the coding sequence ATGAAACAGTTGCGTAACATAGTTGCCGGAATGCTTGTCTTGATAGGAGGAATGTTGCCTGCTACAACCTTTGCACAGGAGCCTGTACCGGGTGATACCACCGCTACTTTGCAGCAGGAGATTATTGTAGGTAAAGACACAATCAATCAGGAAGCTAATCAGGTAGATGTAAAAGGCATTGTGTTCGGCCATATTGGAGATTCTTACGAGTGGCATATCACGAATATAGGAAAAACTTCGATTTGCATTCCGTTGCCGATTATCGTGTATAGCGAAACTTCTGGTTGGCATGCTTTTCTGTCTTCGCGCCTAGAAGAGAATGGCGGCAAATACGAGGGATTTTATATAGCTCCTGCCGGGAGCAAGTATGAGGGGAAAGTAGTAGAACGTAATGCGACGGGAGAGGAAGTACGTCCGTGGGATATTTCCATTACAAAGGTAACTTTGTCTCTCTTTATCAATAGCGCTATTTTGCTGGCGATCATTCTGAGTGTAGCGCATTGGTATCGCAAACGTGAACAGGGTGCATATGCTCCGGGAGGATTTATCGGATTTATGGAGATGTTTATTATGATGGTTCATGATGATGTGATTAAGAGTTGTGTGGGACCCAACTATAAAAAGTTTGCTCCCTATCTGCTCACAGCCTTTTTCTTCATTTTCATTAACAATATTATGGGACTGATCCCCATCTTTCCCGGAGGAGCGAATGTAACCGGAAATATTGCCATAACATTGGTATTAGCTTTATTCACATTCGTTATTGTTAATATATTCGGAACAAAACACTATTGGAAAGATATTTTCTGGCCTGATGTTCCCTGGTGGCTGAAGGTACCTATACCCATGATGCCGTTTATCGAATTTTTCGGTGTATTTACCAAACCGTTTGCCTTGATGATCCGTCTGTTTGCCAACATGTTGTCCGGACACATGGCCATGTTAGTGCTTACCTGCCTGATATTTATATCGGCAAGCATGGGACCGGCTATCAATGGTTCGCTTACGGTGGCTTCCGTATTATTCAACATCTTTATGAATTTGCTGGAAGTGTTGGTTGCCTTTATTCAGGCTTATGTGTTCACGATGTTATCTGCTGTATTCATCGGACTGGCCCAGGAAGGCGGTAAAAAAGAAGAAGTAAAAGAATAA
- a CDS encoding F0F1 ATP synthase subunit gamma, producing the protein MASLKEVKTRINSVQSTRKITSAMKMVASAKLHKAQGAIENMLPYQRKLNKILTNFLSADLPVESPFCVERPVKRVAIVAFSSNSSLCGAFNANVLKMFLQTVGEYRELGQDNILIYPVGKKIEEAVKKLGFFPQGSYQKLADKPSYDEAAALAKLLMELFLEKNIDRVELIYHHFKSMGVQELLRERYLPIDLSAVQNDEERGGVVNDYIIEPSAAQLIADLIPQVLSQKIFTAALDSNASEHAARTLAMQIATDNANELIQELTKQYNKTRQQAITNELLDIVGGSMA; encoded by the coding sequence ATGGCTTCACTAAAAGAAGTAAAAACCAGAATAAATTCGGTACAAAGTACCCGAAAAATCACTTCAGCAATGAAGATGGTGGCTTCTGCCAAGTTACACAAGGCGCAGGGAGCCATTGAGAATATGTTGCCTTATCAGAGGAAGTTGAATAAGATTCTGACTAACTTTCTGAGTGCTGATCTTCCGGTAGAGTCTCCGTTCTGTGTGGAACGTCCCGTCAAGCGGGTCGCTATTGTGGCTTTTTCTTCCAACAGTTCTTTATGCGGTGCTTTCAATGCGAATGTACTGAAAATGTTTTTGCAGACGGTGGGAGAATATCGCGAGTTGGGACAAGATAATATCCTGATCTATCCGGTGGGCAAAAAAATAGAGGAGGCTGTCAAGAAGTTAGGATTCTTTCCTCAAGGCAGTTATCAGAAGTTGGCAGATAAACCGTCGTATGATGAAGCCGCTGCATTGGCCAAATTGTTGATGGAACTTTTTCTGGAAAAAAATATCGACCGTGTGGAATTGATTTATCACCATTTCAAGTCAATGGGGGTACAAGAACTGTTGCGTGAAAGATATTTACCGATTGACTTGTCTGCCGTTCAAAATGACGAAGAGAGAGGTGGAGTAGTGAATGACTATATCATAGAACCTTCTGCAGCTCAATTGATAGCAGACTTGATTCCGCAGGTGTTGAGTCAGAAGATATTTACAGCTGCTCTCGATTCTAATGCATCCGAACATGCTGCACGTACTTTGGCTATGCAGATAGCGACGGACAATGCCAACGAACTGATTCAGGAGTTGACAAAGCAGTATAATAAAACCCGCCAGCAGGCCATTACAAATGAATTGCTCGATATTGTAGGTGGCAGTATGGCATAG